tttaatatatttaaaatattatttaaattttatttcataaaataattgataaaagtAAAAAAGTGATTTTTCTAGAATATCTAATTACAAAATAGGTGAAATTATAAATTCCATAAAACTGAGGAAAGCCCCATGACGCCTAACCCGGCCTCATAATGGATTCCTTCCCCTGTCCCCCTCTCTCTAGTGGAAAGCAGCAGCATCCATGAAACACAATTCTTTTGTTCTCCATTTTCTCCGTGCTTTTCTCAGTTCTTCTTTCAAAATgtcttttttaattgttgaagaattaaatattatatttatatattaaatttaatttaatattttttattggcTTGATTTTGTTTGTGATGTGACATCTTATGTAATGTAAATAGCAATTCTATTTACTCACAGTTAGAATAAGgacttaaaattacaaattttaatacAGATAggaaaatttaactttttacatattaaaaataaatattattttttaattactgaGAGGTCCTCATATATATTAAGCTTAAATAAATACGCACACATAACTTCATGCATAcacatacattatatatatatgcacacccaaatgtatatattcTATTGTAACAAGTAAACACCAGATTAGATTTGGTGTTCCTTCTTTTAAAGCTCTATCCAATTtctaatatatctaaaatatcctttaaattttatttcataaaataattgaCAAAAGTAAAAAAGTGATTTTTCTATAATATCTAATTACAAAATAGGTGAAATTATAAATTCCATAAAAGTGACAAAAGCCTCACAACGCCTAAGCCTAACCCACCCTTATAGTCAACTCCTTCCCCTGTCCCCTCTCTCTAGTGGAAAGCAGCAGCATCCATGGGTTAAAAATGTGCATGACTCAAGCATTTTTTATTGGgctttttataaaataaaatggacCATGGGCCGTCGGTGTCTGCAGCCCAACAGCTCAAACCCAAAATCGTTTATTTGATCAGTTCtgttaattctaattttgtcCCTTGGCCGCATAAATATTTTGAAGAATTGAGAACGTTTTTGGCAAGATAAGACTGAAATTGCAAGAGAAACATCGGGAAAACCCTAActcatttttccctttcttgtTGTGTGACTCACTGTAAATTTGGGAGTGAGATCTATGAGGATTGAGAGATTAGGTTTACAATTTGGGCGCAtaatccaaaaatatatatatatatatatacatatataagcatcatctaacttaggtaTCGAAGACCCTGTGTGAAAGAGCTCCTTGCGTACTTTTTGACTATTCTTATGTTGCAGACCCATCTGAAGCTTACCTATCTAGGGATTCTTAGAACCCATCGGAAGACCAACCAACTGAAGACTAGAGCCATCAAGGAGCAAGGCTCCTAAAAACTTCTAGAGGCCATCTGAAGACTCAGGACATCCTCCTTGCTTTCTCGGATAACGAATTGAGCCTCGCCCTAAGGAACTTACTCTTCTGGACAACAAATTGAGCCACCTTCTAATCACGCACATGTTAAGCCTTGTTGCCGTTACAGACCTTATTCCCTCTCCTAGACTCTACCAAACTATTTCTTAAgccatataaatttaattattgtattcaaCCAATAACAAATGGTGTTAGTTGGGTTTATgcaaaatatttctcaatgcAACATCAATGTAAAATCCTACTACAAAATTTAGGGATCGATGATGGAATTGTAGAGGAGATGGTTTGATCATACATTTGTGTTACAATTGTGACTCaaagttcaaatttgattgagatTGAAACTCTTAATTTAACCGTGATTATGatattgtcaaattcgattttatgtgagatttatctcatttggagGAATATTCTCATGAATTATGTTTTGATCAAGATATTTTTTCCTGTGTACATCTAGAGGtgattttagatctataaataggtgcccaatattctgaaattagttataattatatcacttttatattatcaatatttagttagtgatattttattctttttattcataattttttttatttgtatttttttaagtaaattttgtGTTCGTATGTGGTTGAtagtttgattgtggtttgttgtCAATTCAATTTAGTAACAATTTGTTTTGTGAATTGTTTTTTAGGCAACCTTTGGGTGATAAAAGATTAGGGAaatagtggatttggttgatgaaaaacgttaaaaaaaaaaaaaaaaaattgaagggaGGGTGAAGTTATTGGAGGGTTCGCACAGTGATAGAATGTGAGGGTGAGTCATCggtaacaaaatgaaaagaggaAGAGTGGTAGAATATATTTaggcaaaaaaagaaagaaagcaaattaaagaagggaaaaatgtAGAGACGGAGGAGACAGAGATGTATATGGGTGATCGaatgtaagaaattaaaaaaagttaaaaagagatgggatggagaagagaagagaagatttGAGTGATAGAATGCAAAAAGGCAATGAAAGGCACAGATAGGAATGATAAAAGATTGGGAGAGAAATTATGCTCgccagagagaaagaaagatcaaGGCACATCTTCAACGGATTGCTGATGCTGCTGACATGCAAACTTCAACATCCAACGGATATTGCTgttataatacaaattaatagaactaaatacatattttgtttAGCCAAATTAAGTTACCAATCAACtacaaattaaagtttagtgacatTTCTATACTTTAGTACAAAGTTGAGTGACCGTTtactattaatttatatattgggTCAAATAATCATCTCGGGTCAGGTTATCTATTTAGGTCAGATTTAAATGatgtgatattttaatattatatatgaattcACCTTGTTAGCTAGATTAACATTCTATTGgctcattttaataataattgacaatagttatgaaattatatattaaattaaactttaatGACTTTTTggttacaaattaaaatttagtgacttttttatattttaatacaaaattcagTGATCATTTATGCTTTTTAGTCTTTTATTTTCCTAAGAGTAAAATTAGCAACATGGGAAGGAGAGGAGTCGGGTGTTGTGGCTTCTTGCTTATGTGAGTTTTTTAATATATTGGACCAGATATTTTTTTAGTCATTTTGGactgtttttatttaattgaattttaccTATAACATTTTAGGATGATGTCTTCTTGCTAGTGCCCCTACTGCCCAATTCCAAGATAAATGAGGTAAATTAGGGAGTTCACAACGACTAAGAGTCGAACACAAACACACTACAAATGTGAAGACATAAAACCTTTCATGCACACCCCAGACTGTTGGGCACTATCTCTGAGGGCTTTACCTATAACATTTTTATAATACATTTGAATGATAATATTGTTTAGCATTAGTagttgtaaataaattaatgatCCGTTCAAAATGActtttattagtttattatatattttaaacatatagaatcaaaacatgtaatatatttagttgaaaattttatacgagttacatataaatttatgtaCGTTATACAAATTACACAACACATATACATACTGGTACACAGCCactagtatgtatatatacatttgtatataaatatgaGAACAGATAATTATGTGATAAATCATTTGAGaatacataatatatggattTTGTTGATAAAAGGATAAATTTGGAAGCTAGTGTATGCTTGAGTCCAGAAAGATCGTAATACAATTCCGTCTCATCCATTAGATTAAGTCTCAACGAGGTTGTCTGCATAGTGATAAATTAGCGTCTTACTGTattcaaattcaatatttttgttaagtCTTAATGATAACATTATAAGatcttttacttaatttaaacaTGGTAAGTGACCCATCAAGTACTATTAGTGGAGCAAAACCATTCATAAGAGCATCACTATCAAAGGAGCACACTGGGGCATATGAAATGTTTTTTTGAAAATACTATTTGGACACAAAATTATTTGAGTTACTGCTAATTGTcacaacaaaatatatgtaacaGGTAAGCTCGGTGTCTAAATAACAAAATCGAATTAACATACATAGAAAGAGGGCTACGATGAGGGCATCAATCATCAATGTCACTGCAATCTGCTGTCGTATTCATCTACTATTGATCCCATATTCTTAATTAGTTGCCATATCCATCAATTTGGTTCGGCCAACTCAGTCCTCAATCAAATTCAGATCAATTTTTTCCCAGTTATTCTATACGCAGATCCCTTCACAACAGCAGCTCCGCAtgcaatatataaatttttatgaagttggatagatattattatatatttattaaagttcTGCATCAGCAACATATATACATCAATGATATGTCATACATGAGACATAGGTAACGCATGCATGCAACATTCGCCACATAACTCCTATGTCTACTTACACATgtctatatataaacaaatattctTGTGGCCTTCCAAGTAACTAATATTATACATATAGCTAGCTTAATCTCTAGAACCCGTCAATATGGCCTCTCGCCAATGTAATTTCCAGGAGGGTCATAGTTGCAAGTCATGAACACATCTCCAGTGTCACAAACAACTCGAGTACAGCCAATTCTGCGCGTGCTTTTCCACACAATCTGCGTATAGTGCCCGCACACTTTGCCCGCAGCGCATGTATTGGAGCTATAGGAGTAGTACTTCTCTTCCTCGGCCCACGCCCCAACGGCGTCGTTAGGCCTCCAACTTGTGCCACTGCCCCAGAATATATTCTCCCCTAGCTTGAATTCGCCTTCCGGGAACGAATGCACCAACTCACAGCCTGTGTTAGAACGATATAGATCGCCATAAAAACCATTGATGAAACTATATACACAAAGATCAAATGACTAGTTTTCTAGAAATGTTGACGACCTGCTTTTCTCTGTCCGGCCCACCATTTCGCGTACTTTTCAAGGTTCGAGTCCCACATAAGTGGCAGCTCCCACTTTGCCGCCCTGACCAAGTTGTGTGCGAACAAGAATTGGAGAGACTCGCCTACGCAGCCCCAGCACAGCTGCTTGGAAACCCTGTAAATGGTCTCGTTGTCGGGCTTCTTCCGGCCGGTTTCCGGCTGTGTCAGTGGCTGGGAGGAGACTAGGAGGCTGCCGGTGGTAAAGGCCGTGAAGAGAAGCAGCAAATGCAGCTTCATTTTAAGG
The sequence above is a segment of the Diospyros lotus cultivar Yz01 chromosome 7, ASM1463336v1, whole genome shotgun sequence genome. Coding sequences within it:
- the LOC127806906 gene encoding pathogenesis-related protein PR-1-like, giving the protein MKLHLLLLFTAFTTGSLLVSSQPLTQPETGRKKPDNETIYRVSKQLCWGCVGESLQFLFAHNLVRAAKWELPLMWDSNLEKYAKWWAGQRKAGCELVHSFPEGEFKLGENIFWGSGTSWRPNDAVGAWAEEEKYYSYSSNTCAAGKVCGHYTQIVWKSTRRIGCTRVVCDTGDVFMTCNYDPPGNYIGERPY